CGCTGGCCGGCGCCCTCGGTGCCATGGATGTGGACATTGACATCAACGGCGCCGACGGGCAGTCGGTATTCCTGCTCATGGCACTCGGCGCCGGCCAGGGCACCGAGCTGCATGTCACCGCCACCGGCCCCGACGCCCAACGCGCGGTGGACCTGGTGCGGACGGAAGTGGAAAACGGTTTCGGCGAGCTCTGAGTTTCTGAGGCCGGGGCCCAGTCGGCCGGCTCGCCCCGCGCGTCGCGCCACGGGTCTCCCGTCTCTCGCCGCCGTGCTGAAACTGCGCGCCGTCAGTGGGGGAGGTGGTAGCCGTCCTCCGAGAGCTGGGCCAGACCGTCAGTGAGGAGGCCGCCCAGGGCGCGTTGCAGCTGCGGGGCGTGGGTGTTGAGGCTGTGCAGGCTGTTCAAGGCTGCGGCGACTTCGCGCGGATGATCCGTGTGGGCGCCTCCCAGCAATTCCACCGGGGCTTCCCAGAACAATTCCGGGTGGACGGGGGCGTCCGCTGCCCTGAGCACCGCCATGACGGCCCCGCGCACCTGGCGGTCCGTCCCCGCCCAGGGCTGGCCCTTGGGCACGTAGGCCGGTTCGGGCTGTCCGGCGGCCACCCATGCGCACTGCTCCGTGACCGGGCAGAGTTCGCACTTGGGACTGCGGGCCGTGCACACCAGGGCGCCCAGCTCCATGACGCCGGCGTTCCACTCGACGGACTCTGCCGGATCTTCCGGCAGTAGTTCCGCAGCCAGGGCCATCTCCGCCGCGGTCAGAGACGGTGCCGGCAGCGCCTGGCCAATGACCAGCCGGGCATGGACGCGACGGATGTTGGTGTCCACCACGGTTTCCCGGCGGCCAAAAGCAAACGCGGCCACAGCGGCGGCCGTGTATGTGCCAATGCCGGGCAGCGCCAAAAGTTCGTCAAAGGTGTCCGGCACGGCGCCGTCGTGCCTCTGGACAATTTGCGCGGCGGCAGCGTGCAGCCTCAGCGCCCGGCGCGGGTAGCCCAGCCGGCCCCATGCGCGCAGCACCTCCGCCTGGGAGGCCGCGGCGAACGCCGCAGGTGTGGGCCAGCGCGCCATCCACTCTTCCCAGACGGGCCGAACGCGGACCACGGGGGTCTGCTGCAGCATGATTTCGCTGACCAGGATCCCCCACGGCGGGCAGTCGCCGCGCCATGGCAGTTCCCGGGCCGTCTGGCGGA
This genomic stretch from Arthrobacter dokdonellae harbors:
- a CDS encoding HhH-GPD family protein, encoding MPTTPLSLQLNCPHTLEGETLHQEIRQWFRQTARELPWRGDCPPWGILVSEIMLQQTPVVRVRPVWEEWMARWPTPAAFAAASQAEVLRAWGRLGYPRRALRLHAAAAQIVQRHDGAVPDTFDELLALPGIGTYTAAAVAAFAFGRRETVVDTNIRRVHARLVIGQALPAPSLTAAEMALAAELLPEDPAESVEWNAGVMELGALVCTARSPKCELCPVTEQCAWVAAGQPEPAYVPKGQPWAGTDRQVRGAVMAVLRAADAPVHPELFWEAPVELLGGAHTDHPREVAAALNSLHSLNTHAPQLQRALGGLLTDGLAQLSEDGYHLPH